One window from the genome of Streptomyces sp. NBC_01476 encodes:
- a CDS encoding VOC family protein → MTEFPEGAPCWADAMFSDLEGAKRFYGDVLGWTFGESASEYGQYTQAYQDGKAVAAVVPPMPGAEGHSAWCLYFASPDAAATAEKVKAAGGEVVMEPMRVGDFGTMALAKEPSGAAFGIWQPGQHKGFEKHGEPGAYAWAEVFTRDADAVDAFLPKVFPYTAQRMENDQVDFKVFSVGGKENPVLGRMTMDDQFPADLPSYINVYFSVDDCDATIKKAVDHGAVLRFGPMDSPFGRFAAISDPQGADFSIIDMTTTTGMMPPMSDA, encoded by the coding sequence ATGACCGAGTTCCCGGAAGGCGCACCGTGCTGGGCGGACGCGATGTTCTCCGACCTGGAGGGTGCCAAGCGCTTCTACGGCGACGTGCTGGGCTGGACCTTCGGGGAGAGCGCCAGTGAGTACGGCCAGTACACCCAGGCGTACCAGGACGGGAAGGCCGTCGCGGCCGTCGTCCCGCCGATGCCGGGCGCCGAGGGCCACTCCGCCTGGTGCCTGTACTTCGCCTCGCCGGACGCGGCGGCGACCGCGGAGAAGGTGAAGGCGGCGGGCGGCGAGGTGGTTATGGAGCCGATGCGGGTCGGTGACTTCGGCACGATGGCGCTCGCCAAGGAGCCCAGCGGGGCGGCCTTCGGCATCTGGCAGCCGGGACAGCACAAGGGCTTCGAGAAGCACGGCGAGCCCGGCGCGTACGCCTGGGCCGAGGTCTTCACGCGCGACGCCGACGCGGTCGACGCCTTCCTGCCGAAGGTGTTCCCGTACACGGCCCAGCGGATGGAGAACGACCAGGTCGACTTCAAGGTCTTCAGCGTCGGCGGCAAGGAGAACCCGGTGCTCGGCCGGATGACGATGGACGACCAGTTCCCCGCGGACCTGCCGTCGTACATCAACGTGTACTTCTCGGTCGACGACTGCGACGCGACGATCAAGAAGGCGGTCGACCACGGCGCGGTGCTCCGGTTCGGACCGATGGACAGCCCCTTCGGGCGGTTCGCGGCCATCTCCGACCCGCAGGGCGCGGACTTCTCCATCATCGACATGACCACGACCACCGGCATGATGCCGCCGATGTCCGACGCGTGA
- a CDS encoding 2Fe-2S iron-sulfur cluster binding domain-containing protein, whose translation MGDKHRIRFEPVGIEIEADEDETVLDAAFRQGVMLMHGCKEGQCSSCKSFLLDGDQQMERYSTFALADYESDEGYVLLCRVHAFGDLNVELINYDEEMLLNGIPPREAGATVAAVQPLTHDIVRLVLDLDADAEIPYRTGQYMDIEVPGAGQWRSFSMAGLPAEGPGGSLEFLIKRYPGGMFSGLLGTGEGTLSPGDRLRVKGPYGTCVLRDAPDRDLLLLAGGAGMAPILAQLRALAATGSTRRVRFYYGARTAADLFALDEIAELGSRLADFAFVPALSEPGPADGGYAQGLITDVLDAREGDLSGTDAYLCGPPGMCDAAQAVLTAKGLPEERVFLDRFTTSAAP comes from the coding sequence ATGGGCGACAAGCACCGCATCCGATTCGAACCGGTCGGCATCGAGATCGAGGCCGACGAGGACGAGACCGTGCTGGACGCCGCGTTCCGCCAGGGCGTCATGCTGATGCACGGCTGCAAGGAGGGCCAGTGCTCCTCCTGCAAGTCCTTCCTGCTCGACGGCGACCAGCAGATGGAGCGCTACTCCACCTTCGCGCTGGCCGACTACGAGAGCGACGAGGGGTACGTCCTGCTCTGCCGTGTGCACGCGTTCGGCGATCTGAACGTCGAACTCATCAACTACGACGAGGAGATGCTGCTCAACGGCATTCCGCCGCGGGAGGCGGGTGCCACCGTCGCCGCGGTGCAGCCGCTCACCCATGACATCGTCCGGCTGGTGCTGGACCTCGACGCCGACGCGGAGATCCCCTACCGCACCGGGCAGTACATGGACATCGAGGTGCCCGGCGCCGGCCAGTGGCGGTCCTTCTCGATGGCCGGCCTGCCGGCCGAAGGGCCGGGCGGCAGCCTGGAGTTCCTCATCAAGCGCTACCCGGGCGGGATGTTCTCCGGCCTGCTGGGCACCGGGGAGGGCACGCTGAGCCCCGGCGACCGGCTGCGGGTCAAGGGACCGTACGGGACCTGCGTCCTGCGGGACGCACCTGACCGGGACCTGCTGCTGCTGGCCGGCGGCGCCGGAATGGCGCCGATCCTGGCCCAGTTGCGGGCACTGGCCGCGACCGGCTCCACCCGGCGGGTCCGCTTCTACTACGGGGCCAGGACCGCGGCTGATCTCTTCGCGCTCGACGAGATCGCCGAACTCGGCTCCCGGCTGGCGGACTTCGCCTTCGTACCGGCGCTCTCCGAGCCGGGCCCGGCGGACGGCGGGTACGCGCAGGGGCTTATCACCGACGTGCTGGACGCGCGCGAGGGCGACCTGTCCGGCACCGACGCGTACCTGTGCGGCCCGCCCGGGATGTGCGACGCCGCGCAGGCGGTGCTCACCGCGAAGGGCCTGCCCGAGGAGCGGGTCTTCCTGGACCGCTTCACCACCTCCGCCGCGCCCTGA
- a CDS encoding protein kinase domain-containing protein, protein MDASGGSGRPADGGPGDGGTGRWVVPGYTHERELGAGASGSVVLARHDATGTAVAIKYLSAQYGEDQRFRAAFRDEAQLLGGLHSPYIARFYEYVEDGPDAAIVMELVDGIALNTLLRQEGATDPEPALTVLKGSLLGLAAAHAAGVVHRDYKPANVLVGPDGRSKLVDFGVAVRSGESGSVAGTPSYMAPEQWAGGPATPATDVYAATATFFECLTGTKPYAGSTMVELAVQHAEAPIPNDQVPEPVRPLIRRGLAKTPPERPQSAADFVAELQAVATAAYGADWEERGRRKLAALVALLPLLLPYGAGHASATTALAHTELGKAAGGGAGGGGVADGAGSADGAVVVGAAAGAGAAGAMSRGPRFGRRGKVPAGAVVAVLVSAGLAVTAVATAGGGPDDAAGAGVTPSALTTLISGTPVAPATGTPASASPSPTASPSASASGTTSPTATPTTVTPTTTAPGGTATAIPTGGATAPASGGPPATKGSPTTAPPTTTAAPPPPPPPPLDVTSVSIAGFGCGSPGSDAAGGTVTVRSNGSAAVTLTLTWFHSRTPGPSNLVVATASVRVPKGKSFSQAYVHTFGADTTRYWGLTVSTTPAADSGSDTATTAGCVVIT, encoded by the coding sequence ATGGACGCAAGCGGCGGTTCCGGCAGACCCGCGGACGGCGGGCCGGGCGATGGCGGTACCGGGCGCTGGGTGGTGCCCGGCTACACCCACGAACGTGAACTCGGCGCGGGCGCCTCCGGATCGGTGGTGCTCGCCCGGCACGACGCGACCGGCACCGCGGTCGCCATCAAGTACCTGTCCGCACAGTACGGCGAGGACCAGCGGTTCCGCGCGGCGTTCCGGGACGAGGCCCAGCTCCTCGGCGGCCTGCACTCCCCGTACATCGCCCGCTTCTACGAATACGTCGAGGACGGCCCCGACGCGGCCATCGTGATGGAGCTCGTCGACGGCATCGCGCTCAACACCCTGCTCCGCCAGGAGGGCGCGACCGACCCGGAACCCGCCCTCACCGTTCTCAAGGGCTCCCTGCTGGGCCTGGCCGCCGCGCACGCGGCGGGCGTGGTGCACCGCGACTACAAACCGGCGAACGTACTCGTCGGCCCCGACGGCCGCTCCAAACTGGTGGACTTCGGCGTCGCGGTGCGCAGTGGCGAGAGCGGCAGCGTCGCCGGGACGCCCTCCTACATGGCGCCGGAACAGTGGGCGGGCGGTCCCGCCACCCCGGCCACCGACGTCTACGCGGCCACCGCCACGTTCTTCGAATGCCTCACCGGGACAAAGCCCTACGCCGGTTCGACCATGGTCGAGCTGGCCGTGCAGCACGCCGAAGCGCCCATCCCCAACGACCAGGTGCCCGAGCCGGTCCGCCCGCTGATCCGCCGGGGCCTGGCCAAAACGCCGCCCGAACGCCCGCAGAGCGCGGCCGACTTCGTCGCCGAACTCCAGGCGGTCGCGACGGCCGCGTACGGGGCGGACTGGGAGGAGCGCGGCCGGCGCAAACTCGCCGCGCTCGTCGCCCTGTTGCCGCTGCTCCTGCCGTACGGAGCCGGGCACGCCTCGGCCACCACGGCGCTCGCGCACACCGAGTTGGGAAAGGCTGCGGGTGGCGGCGCGGGCGGCGGGGGCGTGGCGGACGGTGCGGGCAGTGCGGACGGTGCCGTCGTCGTCGGCGCCGCGGCGGGTGCCGGTGCGGCCGGCGCCATGTCCCGCGGGCCCCGTTTCGGGCGGCGCGGGAAGGTGCCGGCCGGGGCGGTCGTCGCGGTGCTCGTCTCGGCCGGGCTCGCGGTGACGGCGGTGGCGACCGCCGGCGGCGGGCCGGACGACGCGGCCGGCGCGGGCGTCACCCCGTCGGCCCTCACCACTCTGATCTCGGGCACACCGGTCGCCCCCGCGACGGGGACCCCGGCCAGTGCCTCGCCCTCACCCACGGCGTCCCCCTCGGCCTCCGCGTCCGGGACCACCTCGCCGACCGCCACTCCGACGACCGTCACGCCCACCACGACAGCACCGGGCGGCACGGCCACGGCGATCCCTACGGGCGGCGCCACCGCCCCGGCCTCCGGCGGTCCTCCCGCGACGAAGGGGAGCCCCACCACCGCACCGCCGACGACGACGGCAGCGCCCCCGCCGCCACCCCCGCCCCCGCTGGACGTGACGTCGGTGTCCATCGCCGGCTTCGGCTGCGGCTCACCCGGCAGCGACGCGGCGGGCGGCACGGTCACCGTGCGGAGCAACGGGAGCGCGGCGGTGACGCTGACGCTCACCTGGTTCCACAGCCGTACGCCCGGGCCGTCGAACCTCGTGGTGGCCACCGCATCGGTGCGGGTCCCCAAGGGGAAGTCGTTCAGCCAGGCGTACGTCCACACCTTCGGCGCCGACACCACCAGGTACTGGGGGCTCACCGTCTCCACCACGCCGGCCGCGGACTCCGGAAGTGACACGGCGACGACCGCGGGCTGCGTCGTCATCACCTGA
- a CDS encoding HhH-GPD-type base excision DNA repair protein, whose translation MEHTLRLAQQPEADALLGRSPLAALVGMLLDQQVPMEWAFSGPYTIAQRLGTDDLDARVIAAYDPDAFAALLSEKPAVHRYPGSMAQRVQQLCQYLVATYDGDAAAVWTGVADGTDLLGRLRALPGFGEQKAKIFLALLGKQLGVQPAGWRSAAGVYGEEGSFRSVADITGPDSLTKVRAHKQQAKAAAKAAKSAKPGPRRA comes from the coding sequence ATGGAGCACACCCTGCGGCTGGCCCAGCAGCCCGAGGCCGACGCACTGCTCGGCCGCAGCCCGCTCGCCGCGCTCGTCGGCATGCTGCTGGACCAGCAGGTGCCGATGGAATGGGCGTTCTCCGGCCCGTACACGATCGCCCAGCGGCTCGGGACCGACGACCTCGACGCCCGGGTGATCGCCGCGTACGACCCGGATGCCTTCGCGGCGCTGCTCTCCGAGAAGCCGGCCGTCCACCGCTATCCGGGGTCGATGGCCCAGCGGGTGCAGCAGCTGTGCCAGTACCTCGTCGCCACGTACGACGGCGACGCGGCGGCGGTCTGGACGGGTGTCGCGGACGGCACGGACCTGCTCGGCAGGCTCAGGGCGCTGCCGGGCTTCGGCGAGCAGAAGGCGAAGATCTTCCTGGCGCTCCTGGGCAAGCAGCTCGGCGTCCAGCCGGCGGGCTGGCGCTCAGCCGCCGGCGTCTACGGCGAAGAGGGCTCCTTCCGCTCGGTCGCCGACATCACCGGCCCGGACTCACTGACGAAGGTGCGGGCCCACAAACAGCAGGCGAAGGCAGCGGCGAAGGCCGCCAAATCCGCGAAGCCCGGCCCCCGCCGCGCCTGA
- a CDS encoding sigma-54-dependent Fis family transcriptional regulator, whose product MERRKPPLAPSRLGLDRPVPHLNPVRARNQFMEGGSVSRTEVRSPILDSWQRSRFWGVDADRIEAPYNADFDPHSRLTTAARPVLDRLSDALHDTPMCLILTDSRGRVRDRRTGDRALHRHLDDISLAPGFSYAEEHVGTNGIGTAAEEGCTSHVFGSEHFSERLQRVSCAAAPIRNPASGRVLGLIDLTSWQHSASPLMVALVREAAADIEERLLDIGSERERAALRAFLTSRPSSRRALVTLTDGLLLADAAATEMLSPADHRRLREIAEDLHKHPEQRLLLSDGRTVQVRGEPVAGSARGASPAGYLIELRVIAERREPAARPAPRALRLPGVSGSTPVFRGVVAQLVRNCEQSRWTLVDGEAGTGKLELVRATHRYVNPAGPLAVHDAADARGGTASWLRTVFQDLADDQGTVVLRHLDLLPAPVLGQLDAVLRATAGRSGWVTALLTRDRRTATASGTSPIDPPQGAPDQWRGAAAASAFASLTGRFSAEVTVPPLRHRTADIPALAANLLARHTRDGGETSCTDAALRALSRAPWPGNVRQLEGSLRYAAAHRSGPAIDDTDLPPALLSQAQHPLSAWESTERDMIVQALLDHGGDKSKAARSLGISRATIYRKITAYGIRVGAEKG is encoded by the coding sequence GTGGAACGAAGGAAGCCTCCGCTCGCGCCGTCGCGGCTCGGTCTGGACCGTCCGGTGCCGCATCTGAACCCGGTGCGGGCGCGGAACCAATTCATGGAGGGCGGCAGCGTCTCCCGGACGGAAGTACGCTCGCCGATCCTCGACTCCTGGCAGCGCTCGCGCTTCTGGGGGGTGGACGCCGACCGCATCGAGGCCCCGTACAACGCCGACTTCGACCCGCACTCGCGGCTCACCACCGCCGCCCGGCCGGTCCTCGACCGGCTCTCCGACGCGCTGCACGACACCCCGATGTGCCTGATCCTCACCGATTCGCGGGGACGGGTACGGGACCGGCGGACCGGGGACCGCGCGCTCCACCGGCACCTGGACGACATCAGCCTCGCGCCCGGGTTCAGCTACGCCGAGGAGCACGTCGGCACCAACGGCATCGGCACCGCCGCCGAAGAGGGCTGCACCTCCCATGTCTTCGGCTCCGAGCACTTCTCGGAGCGCCTGCAGCGGGTGTCGTGCGCCGCCGCGCCGATCCGCAACCCCGCCAGCGGACGCGTCCTCGGCCTGATCGACCTCACGTCCTGGCAGCACTCCGCCTCCCCGCTGATGGTGGCGCTGGTCCGGGAGGCCGCCGCCGACATCGAGGAACGTCTGCTGGACATCGGCTCCGAACGTGAACGGGCCGCGCTGCGGGCCTTCTTGACCTCGCGGCCCAGCTCGCGCCGGGCGCTGGTCACCCTCACCGACGGGCTGCTGCTCGCCGACGCCGCGGCCACCGAGATGCTGAGCCCGGCCGACCACCGCAGGCTCCGGGAGATCGCCGAGGACCTGCACAAGCACCCGGAACAGCGGCTGCTGCTCAGCGACGGCAGGACCGTGCAGGTACGGGGCGAGCCGGTGGCGGGCAGCGCGCGGGGCGCCTCTCCGGCGGGCTACCTGATCGAACTGCGGGTCATCGCCGAGCGCCGCGAGCCGGCCGCCCGGCCGGCCCCCAGGGCCCTGCGGCTGCCCGGCGTCAGCGGGTCGACACCGGTGTTCCGCGGCGTGGTGGCGCAGTTGGTACGGAACTGCGAGCAGAGCCGGTGGACGCTGGTGGACGGTGAGGCGGGCACCGGAAAGCTCGAACTGGTCCGCGCCACACACCGCTATGTGAACCCGGCGGGGCCGCTCGCGGTGCACGACGCCGCGGACGCCCGTGGGGGGACGGCGAGTTGGCTGCGGACGGTGTTCCAGGACCTCGCCGACGACCAGGGCACGGTCGTTCTGCGCCACCTCGACCTGCTGCCGGCGCCCGTACTCGGTCAGCTCGACGCGGTGCTGCGGGCGACGGCGGGGCGCTCCGGCTGGGTCACCGCGCTCCTCACCCGGGACCGGCGTACCGCGACGGCGTCCGGCACGTCCCCTATTGACCCGCCGCAGGGGGCACCGGACCAGTGGCGTGGGGCCGCGGCGGCGTCCGCGTTCGCCTCCCTGACCGGCAGGTTCAGCGCGGAGGTGACGGTGCCGCCGCTCCGGCACCGCACCGCGGACATCCCGGCGCTGGCGGCGAACCTGCTGGCCCGGCACACCCGGGACGGTGGTGAGACGAGCTGTACGGACGCGGCTCTGCGGGCCTTGAGCCGCGCTCCCTGGCCGGGCAACGTCCGCCAGCTCGAAGGGTCCCTCCGCTATGCGGCGGCCCACCGGTCCGGCCCGGCGATCGACGACACCGACCTGCCGCCGGCCCTCCTCTCCCAGGCCCAGCACCCGCTCTCCGCCTGGGAGTCCACCGAACGCGACATGATCGTCCAGGCCCTCCTGGACCACGGCGGCGACAAATCCAAAGCGGCCCGCTCACTGGGCATCTCCCGCGCCACGATCTACCGCAAGATCACCGCGTACGGGATCCGCGTGGGAGCGGAGAAGGGGTGA
- a CDS encoding aromatic/alkene monooxygenase hydroxylase subunit beta, translating into MTTATPRSFPQPQFTDAEAGALVFPSSGSRAFTYYTPQKMRATMYEDVTFDVQPDPERHLLQGWIYGFADGQGGYPHDWTALRSGDWHRFRDPNEEWEQTIYRNNANVVRQIQQNLANARKADAYQQWTPTWTRFVERNIGAWMHAEQGLGMHVFVAVQRSAPTNMINNALAVNGTHKLRFAQDLALYNLDIEEQLPSFDGSAHIAAWQQDPVWQGVRETVERLTAVEDWAEAAFAANLVFEPLVGELFRSHLVMQIAARNGDFTSPAVIGAGEGDYDRDLRWTRALFELVFNEEEFAAANRAVATGWLDRWLPRCLDAARRLQPLWSQADEKVLRFEDSLDRAKDRFVRLLDGLGLSTSAEGTKQ; encoded by the coding sequence ATGACCACCGCAACCCCACGCAGTTTCCCCCAACCGCAGTTCACCGACGCCGAGGCCGGAGCGCTCGTCTTCCCCAGCTCCGGCAGCCGCGCCTTCACCTACTACACGCCGCAGAAGATGCGGGCCACGATGTACGAGGACGTCACCTTCGACGTCCAGCCCGACCCCGAACGGCACCTGCTGCAGGGCTGGATCTACGGCTTCGCCGACGGCCAGGGCGGCTACCCGCACGACTGGACCGCGCTGCGCTCCGGTGACTGGCACCGCTTCCGCGACCCCAACGAGGAGTGGGAGCAGACGATCTACCGCAACAACGCCAATGTGGTGCGGCAGATCCAGCAGAATCTCGCCAACGCCCGCAAGGCCGACGCCTACCAGCAGTGGACCCCCACCTGGACCCGGTTCGTCGAGCGCAACATCGGCGCCTGGATGCACGCAGAACAGGGCCTGGGCATGCATGTGTTCGTCGCCGTCCAGCGGTCCGCGCCGACCAACATGATCAACAACGCGCTCGCGGTGAACGGCACCCACAAGCTCCGCTTCGCGCAGGACCTCGCGCTCTACAACCTCGACATCGAGGAGCAGTTGCCGTCCTTCGACGGCTCGGCGCACATCGCGGCCTGGCAGCAGGACCCGGTCTGGCAGGGCGTACGGGAGACGGTGGAGCGGCTCACCGCCGTCGAGGACTGGGCGGAGGCGGCCTTCGCCGCCAACCTGGTCTTCGAACCGCTGGTCGGTGAGCTCTTCCGCAGCCATTTGGTGATGCAGATCGCGGCCCGCAACGGCGACTTCACCTCCCCGGCGGTGATCGGTGCCGGCGAGGGCGACTACGACCGCGACCTGCGCTGGACCCGCGCGCTGTTCGAACTGGTCTTCAACGAGGAGGAGTTCGCCGCCGCCAACCGGGCCGTCGCGACCGGGTGGCTGGACCGCTGGCTGCCGCGCTGCCTGGACGCCGCGCGCCGCCTGCAGCCGCTGTGGTCGCAGGCCGACGAGAAGGTGCTGCGTTTCGAGGACAGCCTCGACCGGGCCAAGGACCGCTTCGTCCGGCTCCTGGACGGCCTTGGCCTGAGCACCTCCGCAGAAGGGACAAAACAGTGA
- the mimD gene encoding propane 2-monooxygenase effector subunit MimD, producing MTTTPGTNPAPAAFAVDRSSSNRCGVTLMNNQNGHVVADVMRGKENVTVTDFPSMIRVDGVRLLTFDFAEISDALGFDFDVSDFEEIMSTHYGRMVHLDDRTILFANPEDAAEYIDFDLVPVAPVD from the coding sequence GTGACCACCACACCCGGCACCAACCCGGCCCCGGCCGCCTTCGCGGTCGACCGCAGCTCCTCCAACCGCTGCGGGGTCACCCTCATGAACAACCAGAACGGCCATGTCGTCGCCGATGTGATGCGCGGCAAGGAGAACGTCACCGTCACCGACTTCCCGTCGATGATCCGGGTGGACGGCGTCCGCCTGCTGACCTTCGACTTCGCGGAGATCTCCGACGCGCTCGGCTTCGACTTCGACGTCAGTGACTTCGAGGAGATCATGTCCACCCACTACGGGCGGATGGTCCACCTGGACGACCGCACCATCCTCTTCGCCAACCCCGAGGACGCCGCGGAGTACATCGACTTCGATCTCGTTCCCGTCGCTCCGGTCGACTGA
- a CDS encoding amidohydrolase family protein: MYHKDGVDYFIVDGHIHYWDASEENTSNKYGEGFIRCFYDYQRNLSPQEWVWPLEKFRKYSEQDLVHDIFETGYADWAIFQPTYLSEFYREGFNTTERNGALARKHPDKLIVNGAFDPREGEPGLERLEKLHAEWNLRGVKLYTAEWRGSSKGWKLSDPEAQEYLALCARLGIRNIHIHKGPTIWPLNRDAFDVADVDHAASAFPELNFIVEHAGLPRLDDFCWIATQEPNVYAGLSVVIPLIHTRPRYFAKIIGELLYWLDEDRIVFGSDYAIWSPKWLIERFVDFQIPEDLQSEYGVLTTAVKRKILGLNHARLYDLKVPEHAQLPADPPQDGASVGPNTGSAAA; this comes from the coding sequence ATGTACCACAAGGACGGAGTCGACTACTTCATCGTCGACGGGCACATCCACTACTGGGACGCCAGCGAGGAGAACACCTCCAACAAGTACGGCGAGGGGTTCATCCGCTGCTTCTACGACTACCAGCGCAACCTCAGCCCGCAGGAGTGGGTGTGGCCGCTGGAGAAGTTCCGCAAGTACAGCGAGCAGGACCTGGTCCACGACATCTTCGAGACCGGCTACGCGGACTGGGCGATCTTCCAGCCCACGTACCTCTCCGAGTTCTACCGTGAGGGCTTCAACACCACCGAGCGCAATGGCGCGCTGGCCCGCAAGCACCCCGACAAGCTCATCGTCAACGGCGCGTTCGACCCACGCGAGGGCGAACCCGGCCTGGAGCGGCTGGAGAAGCTGCACGCCGAGTGGAATCTGCGCGGGGTCAAGCTCTACACCGCCGAGTGGCGCGGTTCGTCCAAGGGCTGGAAGCTCTCCGACCCCGAGGCGCAGGAGTACCTGGCGCTGTGCGCGCGGCTCGGCATCCGCAACATCCACATCCACAAGGGCCCCACCATCTGGCCGCTCAACCGCGACGCCTTCGATGTCGCCGACGTCGACCACGCGGCCAGCGCCTTCCCCGAGCTGAACTTCATCGTGGAGCACGCCGGCCTGCCCCGCCTGGACGACTTCTGCTGGATAGCCACCCAGGAACCGAACGTCTATGCGGGCCTGTCGGTGGTCATCCCGCTGATCCACACCCGGCCCCGGTACTTCGCCAAGATCATCGGCGAACTCCTCTACTGGCTGGACGAGGACCGGATCGTGTTCGGCAGCGACTACGCGATCTGGAGCCCGAAGTGGCTCATCGAGCGGTTCGTCGACTTCCAGATCCCCGAGGACCTGCAGAGCGAGTACGGGGTGCTGACCACCGCGGTCAAGCGGAAGATCCTCGGCCTCAACCACGCCCGGCTGTACGACCTGAAGGTCCCCGAGCACGCCCAACTGCCCGCGGACCCGCCGCAGGACGGGGCGTCGGTGGGGCCGAACACCGGATCGGCGGCGGCATGA
- a CDS encoding methane monooxygenase, whose product MSRQSLSKAHKKITELSWEPTFATPANRFATDYRFDKSPKKDPLKQVLRSYFPMEEEKDNRVYGAMDGAIRGNMFRQVQQRWMEWQKLFLSIIPFPEISAARAMPMAIGAVPNPQLHNGLAVQMIDEVRHSTIQMNLKRLYMNHYIDPAGFDISEKAFANCYAGTIGRQFGEGFITGDAITAANVYLTLVAETAFTNTLFVAMPAEAAANGDYLLPTVFHSVQSDESRHISNGYSILLMALADEENRQLLERDLRYAWWNNHCVVDAAIGTFIEYGSKDRRKDRDSYAEMWRRWIYDDYYRSYLMPLEKYGLKIPHDLVEQAWHRIWNQGYVHKVAQFFATGWPVNFWRIDGMTDDDFEWFESKYPGWYAEYGAWWEAYNRLRHPGANKPIAFEDVGYQYPHRCWTCMVPCLIRQDMVVDKVDGQWRTYCSETCAWTDTTAFRPSYEGRATPSMGRLTGKREWETVYHGQDLADIVTDLGYVRDDGRTLVPQPHLDLDDPKKLWTLDDVRGNTFISPNVSLNEMSDEEREAHVADYRSRSNITPSML is encoded by the coding sequence GTGAGCCGACAGAGCCTGAGCAAGGCGCACAAGAAGATCACCGAGTTGTCGTGGGAGCCGACGTTCGCCACGCCGGCCAACCGCTTCGCGACCGACTACCGCTTCGACAAGTCCCCGAAGAAGGACCCGCTCAAGCAGGTCCTGCGCTCCTACTTCCCGATGGAGGAGGAGAAGGACAACCGGGTCTACGGCGCGATGGACGGCGCGATCCGCGGCAACATGTTCCGCCAGGTCCAGCAGCGCTGGATGGAGTGGCAGAAGCTGTTCCTGTCGATCATCCCGTTCCCCGAGATCAGCGCGGCCCGGGCGATGCCGATGGCGATCGGCGCGGTGCCCAACCCGCAGCTGCACAACGGCCTCGCCGTGCAGATGATCGACGAGGTGCGGCACTCGACGATCCAGATGAACCTCAAGCGCCTCTACATGAACCACTACATCGACCCGGCCGGGTTCGACATCTCCGAGAAGGCGTTCGCCAACTGCTACGCGGGCACCATCGGGCGGCAGTTCGGCGAGGGGTTCATCACCGGCGACGCGATCACCGCCGCCAACGTGTACCTGACGCTGGTCGCCGAGACCGCCTTCACCAACACCCTGTTCGTGGCGATGCCCGCCGAGGCCGCCGCGAACGGGGACTACCTGCTGCCGACCGTCTTCCACTCGGTGCAGTCCGACGAGTCGCGGCACATCTCCAACGGGTACTCGATCCTGCTGATGGCGCTCGCCGACGAGGAGAACCGGCAGCTGCTGGAGCGGGACCTGCGGTACGCCTGGTGGAACAACCACTGCGTGGTGGACGCCGCCATCGGCACGTTCATCGAGTACGGCAGCAAGGACCGCCGCAAGGACCGGGACAGCTACGCCGAGATGTGGCGCCGCTGGATCTACGACGACTACTACCGGTCGTATCTGATGCCGCTGGAGAAGTACGGGCTGAAGATCCCGCACGACCTGGTCGAGCAGGCGTGGCACCGGATCTGGAACCAGGGCTATGTGCACAAGGTGGCCCAGTTCTTCGCCACCGGGTGGCCGGTGAACTTCTGGCGGATCGACGGGATGACGGACGACGACTTCGAGTGGTTCGAGTCCAAGTACCCGGGCTGGTACGCGGAGTACGGCGCGTGGTGGGAGGCGTACAACCGGCTGCGGCACCCGGGCGCCAACAAGCCGATCGCCTTCGAGGACGTCGGCTACCAGTACCCGCACCGCTGCTGGACCTGCATGGTGCCGTGCCTGATCCGCCAGGACATGGTGGTCGACAAGGTCGACGGGCAGTGGCGTACGTACTGCTCGGAGACCTGCGCCTGGACCGACACGACGGCCTTCCGGCCGAGTTACGAGGGCCGCGCGACGCCGTCGATGGGGCGGCTGACCGGCAAGCGCGAGTGGGAGACCGTCTACCACGGGCAGGACCTCGCCGACATCGTCACCGACCTCGGCTACGTGCGTGACGACGGCAGGACGCTGGTGCCGCAGCCGCACCTGGACCTGGACGACCCGAAGAAGCTGTGGACGCTGGACGACGTGCGGGGCAACACCTTCATCAGCCCCAATGTGTCGCTCAACGAGATGTCCGACGAGGAGCGCGAGGCGCACGTCGCGGACTACCGCAGCCGCAGCAACATCACGCCGTCGATGCTCTGA